TCCCGCAAATTAGAGACAAAGTTGGGGAAGTTTGCAGGAGTCCGGATACTCGAAACATAGGACTTCGATACCCCCGGCCCACCCAACCCCCCTCTCGATCCCATTTCCTTCCACTCCAACCTTCTCTCCCTTACTTTGCATCCATACCCTCCACCTCCTCCGCCGTTGTTGTACATCTCCGGCTGCCACATAGGCATTGTCGGAAATCCGCAACCAGCAGCGACGTGCCCGCTCGACGTTTACGACGGAGCTGCCCCCTGTCGACGACCTCCATGGTGGACACCATGCCTGACAGGTGCTTGGTCAAATGTCGTTGAGTTATTTTCAAATGATATGTCGTTTTTAGAGTATGAAGGATGGTGAGCTACTCGACCATGGTGGATGAGTTTGTTGTGCGATGCGTGACTGGCCGTATCCACGGATTTCATAGGCAAGACAGAGGGGAGCCCTTATGGGAGCAAGCGCATGAAATGTTTCACGCAGGAAAGCACATTGTGCCctacgacatgtacatcattcaacCACACGATGTGAGGTCGTTGTCGTATCGTTGGCACGCTATCCAGATTAGCGCCATCAAGTTTTGCGGCGTGGTTCGTCAGCtcgaggcaaggtggccattgcacgcGGTAGAGGACAAAATCGTAAGTTTTACTTCCTCTtactcaacttgttgattgattcattGACTCAATGTTGGTCTATACATTATATGTAGCCCGCACGCGCCGCCGTAGTGTACCACAGGATAGAGGGACGACCATTATGTGCACAcactgttggatgaagctgaaggggGAGCATGTGTGGAAAAGATCCGTTCATGAAAAGCTTGTTGGACATCCAGGACCTAGTCGAAATAGAGACATTGTTGTACTGTACTTAATTTGCATGCTATGTAATGGATGATTTGTGTTGTTTGCTATCCGAACTTTGATGAATATCGACTGCTTTACATGAATTTCGTCTGTTAGTTAAAATATGGTTTAaaatgtgtgcggctatggttggatggcgtctTCCTGCATCTGTGTGCGCAGATTGGTCCTATCATGTCCGTGGACGGATGCAGGAGGAAAtttgcgggttgccgttggagatgccctaagatcaTTTTTGGCGACGGTGACTGTCACAAACTGCTGCCTGCCCAGGGCAGCCCTTCGACATCTTTGGTATTTCATCGATCGATTTTAGGTGACGCAATTGAGCGTCACAAGCATGGGCATATTCGATGACAGATTTATTGTCGAATGGGTCACTCTCTGAATATATAGGAAATAAATAATTGTTTTTGTAGCTAACTTAGTTTGTGCATGTCCTTTGTTAATAGCTGAAAATTGCTTGAAATATGGATATTTTGGTTTCCCTTGTAAAAAGGGAATTGGGAATGGTTCGTACAACAACTTGCTTGGTTATGAAACAATTCACGTATGCAAGTATTGATGTGCTTTTGTATTGGAGAGACCATGACAACAACTCGATAGGAAGTGCGGCTTGCCGCACCCGGCAGCATAGCTGCCGGGTCTAGTCATGTTCAATCTGTTTATACAACCGCTGAAGTATTTcaagtataaaaaaattgcaaacacaAAAAAAGTTAATATAGAGATGGTACTCCTTCAGGGAAGAGCCGTCATGATATATAGGCAATAGATATAGCAAAAACTGATCACTCAAAAGCAAGAGCCTATGCGCCAGTACAGAACACATAAAAATGGCAATAGATAATCTAACATCaagaaaaaacatgcaacaacaaagcaTCCAATTCTCTCATTTCAAAGTTTGAATAAAAAATTGCATGAATAGTCCATAGTTGTACAGATCCAACGTGAATAAATCCTTGTCTAATCCAACATTCGCTGAATAAACAAAATAAAAAGGACATGCGAGTGATAGCACAGAGGGCATCATCGACATTTGAGACACAAACAGAGGGCAAAACTCCTTCAATAAGGTCACGTATGCTCGCCTTTGAGCAATGGCATTCCCCATCTATGTATCCTGGATGTTGGGGATCATAAAGCAATTAGATGTGGACATTCAAAGGCATATCCACAGGTGATATTGAAGTATACAACAGTAGATAAATAAAGTCCTCTTGAGCTCATTGTTCATATGTATCAAACAATACATAAGCAAACTAACACTAAGTTACCATGCTACATTTTGATGTTTTTTGTCCAGGCTTGGCCAATATGCTCTGTATCTTGAAAGAAAACCTTTATTTGTTTTCTGTATCACATCGTGTTCAACATACCAGTAATGCGTTGATAAGGGTGATGAATACTGGAAAACAAAGAATAGGTAATCATAGGATGTGTTGAAGAAATCGAGCACATCTATTCTTTAAATTTTGAGCGGGATATAAACTTTCGATAAAGTGAGCTATATATGTCGAGAGTGGTGATGACAAACAGGGCATGTACAATCTTAAAGGAGAATGCACATATCAATAACACAACACCGACATTTATACTCAGTAAACCATAAGGACAAACACAAAACAATTAAAGGATGACATTTGTATGCAAGGCGAGCAAGGCCCGAGCAGTGCATCTGAGGATACAACATAGGAAACGATTTGTCTTACATGTGATCCGTTCATTTAGTCATTAAAGACTAAAGTCCTGCAGGTAGTAGGCTGAGACTTTGTTTTCTTGCTGAGCATGTGATATGTTTCACTGGGAAAGCAACAAACGTGAGTAATGCATATAGTTGCATGAATCCGTCGAAGGCCAACAATGAACACAAGGAAATCATAACCAATTAACATATGAACCACCTATATTTGGATCCTCATGAACCAAGGATTAAACAGAGACCCAAAACCTCACCGAGGCTTAAACATAGACCCAAAACCTCTGTCAATCATCACAAGCAGCAAACAATAGGCCTGCCAAAATAACCCCAAGCCAAAGATAGGAGATGCCTCATCAATAAAAATTACAAAAAGgtaggggctgcatcatcaaataTATGACGTACCTGTCAGTGCCATGGAACAGTACTACGAGTATCATGGTCCTGGACTCCTGGTCCTATCAAATCCCAGCAAATACAAAAACATCAAACCTCGGTCATGGCCATCAAACATGGAGAATATCTGCACCAAATGGGTGGATACAACATGGTTCTTACTTGCTTACTTTAATAAGAATGAATCATTAAACATTAGTAGAACTGTTGCATATGAAGTACTGCAGAAATAAGCACATAATATTGGGGAAGCCCTTGTTTCTTTGCCACTACATAACAGGAAGGACATAAGATATTTTGAGAATGGCATATTAAAAACTTCTCTAAATTATGGAGGCACAATCAGGCAAGCTAGACCAGTCGTGAAAATAGGAGAGAGCCCAGCTATATGATAAAGGGAGTCAAGAGTTTCTTGGCATACTCTACTATCCAAAGAGCTTATTTATCATCATCACAACCAAAGTTATTTAATCTTTTGATCTAATAGCTTTAGAAATAGCTGGAAGTGTGTTTCTTCTAAGGCGGTAAGCAATTTGGACCCTCGCAAAAGAGCTAAACATAGCAGAGATAAAAACTAATGAATTGAAGATAACCTCAATTAGGACCTATGAACCTCTCAGAGGTCATTGAGGCAAACTATCTGTACAGATCATCGACGATGTTTGTCTTTAATATAAGTAGGACGTCCGTACCAACCTCAAGTCCTATTTTCAGGAGAAATTTCGATAGAATCATCATTTTATAAGCATTCATACTGTAATCGATGAAATCAGCATACTACTACATGCTAAGCAAGCAAACTCAAGAAGCTGGTTCTAATAATTACCTCCAGAGAAGTAATTTTGAATTCATGTGACATGTAGTGTTCTTTGAATAACTGAGAAAAACATAGGAAACAATAGAAGATGGTAAGCACAAACATCATATTGCAgaaacaacaagcaaacatttcACAATTCATAAAAACTTTTCTATGGTTAATTAGAGGAAGAACTACCTATGATCCAAGTGAGCTAAGTGAATCCAACTAGAAAACTAAGTAACAGGCGTGATTGATCTTACATTAGGGCCCAGAAAAGTAGGGGTTGTTGTTGAGGTTCAGGATCCTGTGTGCTTCGAGTGCTGCCGCCTGGCAGAGTAAATCATCTCTAGACCTGGAATTTGTAACCAGCAGAGAAAGGACTGTCTGcaatcaatctccatgcatgacgAAGAGCTAGCTTGATGGATTGATGAAGATTGCTCACCTTCTCCAGGAAGAACAGGCGGTCGATGAACTGCGTGGAAACCTCATCCAGCTCCACAACATCGGTGACCTGCAGCGGTCAGAGAGAGGGATGGTGAGCAGAAGCAGCGCAAGATTGACGGGGAGAGGAGTCCTGCATCTTTAATCGAACGTGTCTCACCTTGAGGTCCTCGACGTCTCCGCAGCCCGTACTCTAAGCAAGCTCGACACAGGCACAATTTGCAAGATCCCGGGCATGAAATGAACGCCCAAAAGGGAGTGCAGCAACAACGGAAAGAAACGCTAAAAGGGAACATAGAGCAGAAACCAACCCAAAATGCAAGCAAGAATTTTTAAAAGGGAACATAGAGCAGCATGAGCATGAGGCATAGAAAAATGGGGTCACCTTAAGATCAAGAATCAATGGATGGCTCTCTCTCTCAGTTCAAATCAGAAGGAAAGAACCACTATTATTGATACCACTATTATTGATTAGAGTTATTTGTAATTAGGCAAAGCACTACAACACTGGATCCTAAGCAACAGCTGAGGCATACAAAACTACAAGTGTTTGTTCTTTTCATAAATAAACAACCTTTAGTATCTCAACCAGaaccaaagaaaaacaaaaatcatggTTAAGTAACCAGAAAAGGAAGAATGAACCTTTTTTGAATTTTAAAGTGGCAAGACATGAAAAGTTCTTTATTGCCTTCAATACTACACACATTAGGGGAGGTAGCTGCAGTTCtattgcatagtgggctcagattcgtctttcctcgatcatataacctacccccatcatctcttatcaccagatcaattTGTTTATACAGTAGAgttgccctggttatcactcaacaagaatgaccatccaaggacagaacaataagtatcacaggatcaaaaaggattctagagacaagagggaggatccaacttgatacccacaggtaactcgattgctcaaaggcacacttatttcagcgacggttaatcatcatcgccctagcaagAATGGCTTCCGACCGATGGGGCACGTGATTCACACGCGATGACACAAGATATCTCACCGCGGGAGTAACTATTCATTGCTACAGGAGCTCGGGCTCGACCCAATGGCCGAGATCAATCCGGAGCGAGATCCGGCGGCTAGAATTGCATCAGGAAATCGATCCGACGGCCAGAATCGCCTGAGCTCTGGGAGCGCCCGGGAGTGACTGCATCCCTTATTTCTTGATGGATGGATCACCAGATCAATATGTTCTCATGAGGGTGaaactgccctggttatcactcatcaGAAATGACCATCCAAGGATAGGAGCCACTAAAATAAGAACGTGATCAAAACGACTCAAAGAAACGAGGGAGGATCCAAATTAATACCCACAAGTGCCTTGATTGCTCGAGAGCATGCCTATATCAGCGATAACTGATCATCATAGCCCTGCCCATGTCCCATATAGTAGCCGAAGTAGAGCAGGGGAAGATGGAGCTCACCgagggaggttgtagccgaggcaGTACTCAGTGGGCGCCGGGGTTGCGCCTGAACACCGTCCAACCGGCGAGGAACCACGTCGGAGTTGCGCCTTGCACCGTCCTGCCGACGAGCACGAACGCCACTGGCTGCGAAGCGGCCAAGGAGACGAGGAGGTGATGTGTAGCACATCTAGGAGCACTATCAGGGGCGGAGATGACCAGGGCCTAGTCAGTTCTCTTTTTGCTGCAATCAAGGATAAGATTTGTTAGAACATTCTTGTGGTCAAAACTTATCAATGGGCCTATTTATTAGCTGCTTGTAGTGCCGAAGGTAAAATCAAAAGGCCTTTTACTGCCACCTTGCATGAAGAGTTTCTATTCACACATGTGTACTGCTATATGAACCTGCACGATGCTGACTAAGTAAACAACAAAAGCTACTGAGATGTGAACTGACTTTTCTCTAATCAGACTCTCTGGACACCAAGAAGCACAGATAAATAATCCCTGCTGGACAGAACACATAGTCTAATACGGTATAACACTGACTAAGCCTAGGTTTGTGAACAGAAATAAATTATAAAACAATATGGTAGGCCAGAAGGAGAGACCATAAAGTCGCACATGCCCAAAGAAACTAAAACCGAGCAGAGCATTGACTGAATGTGAAACTATGTTAAAAAAACTGCAGCCAATGAACGGATTGTCCATCATTTTCTTCCCCTTAATGTTTTTCTCTTGTGGAACATGTCTTATTCAATTGTTCCTTTGGTGCTTTCATCAACTTCCATCATCATTGAGAAAACAACTTTGTCACAATACCTATTACAAGCTTGCACCATTAACGAATATCTGTTGTTTTAAACAAATTGATTCATCATACTTAAGGGAGAAATCGTAGTAATACTTAACTTACGTTATAGATTCCGTGTGAAATTAATTGGCTCAAAATCAAATCAACAACTCTATCTTTGTGATGCCCTATGATGTCACCACCAAAGTAGATCTAAGTACACCCATATAACTGTTACACCTATATTTTCTGTGATTATTTGTAGTCTCAAGTTCAAACTATTCTTCTTAAATCACTACCCTCTCAAAAGAAAACCAAGAGTAATAAACCACCTATGATGACATTGTACGGATATCAATGTGAGGTATTGGTGTTGCTAAGCTAGCAATTACCTGCCAAGATCTGCAGCAAAAGTGTTCGTTGATGGACCAATTCATCCTGCTTCCTGAGACCAGAACTATAACGATTGGTGGTCCAGTTCTGCTAGAGGAACATGGAGCTGGCCTTGCCCCTTTCTTGTGTCAATCAGACTGAGCCACCTACAGTTCGTCCATGACATAATGTCCGCTGAGTCTACTTCTGCGCCCAAAATGACCGAGAAAAATGCAGGTGAATAAATTCGTCTTTTTTGGCACGTTTTGCAGATGAAGGATGAAGGAAGGAGTCAAGAGCTAGAAACAGTCCTTCTGCAAACAGTAAAGGGAAACTCGACCTCTTAAAAATGTAGGATAGCAAATGGCTAGACATAAATAAAGTGCTGCAGGCTGttgttgtgttgtgaagtttctaATTGACCCGCATACATCACTGTTTCGAATGATCCAATTTATGGTTCTGTTGAAGTGTTTCATAATAATATTTTTATCATGACACAGTAACTAATCATACAGTAACAGCATTTTAAGAAGGTCGTACAATCAAATCTTGAGCTGACTGCTATAAAGACTATTTAGATTGGTAAGGTCAAATGATATCATTAAATTAGTCCACAATGTTTTCTTAATACATTCTTTCTTATATTCATGTAAAAAGAAAGTACGGGCCAAAGTCGCAAGTTGGAGACTACGCCTATGTACAAAACGTCCCTTCTTAAACAGAGGGGGTTTCAGTCATAGAGCATACTCCAAGTCATGTATATAATGCAAAAATTACTAAGAGAAAATCAACCTATGCAGAAATATTTCACGATACCTTCTTTTCTGGAGAAAAATTATTTAACTTCAAGAACATGGCTGCTGCAAATGATGACGTGAAGATCTCTTCCTACAAACAAGTTAACGGATCAATACAATACAGAAAACAATGATCACAGAAATATGGCTGTACTGAAAAGCGAAAACTACCTCAGTAACTTCAAGGCCAAgtgttttgaatttctttgaataCTGCCTTCTCGACTTCCTACAAAAACTAATTTCTTGCCCTGCACCAAGTGAAACCAAATAAAAGCATCATTACGGAATCTTCACATAATGGTGCATTCATGAACCAACCAAAATACAGCGATGGACTTCGAAAACTGGAAATTATTCAAAAGAGCATATCAATGCCCTAATAGTGGAAGAGAAGGTTATCAGTACTTGTTTGGTCAAGATGGATGCTATGATATTCCTAGACCAGCAGTCTATCATGTTGGAAGAACAAACGAGAGAAACCAGAAACATGATAAAGCAAACACCATGTTGAATAATCATATATATGAGTAATTTATTTCTATTAGTTAAAGACCTAGGAGGTTACTGATATTCGAGACATAGCAGGGGCTCAGTCATTAGCTACTATAACAAATATTCCAGCCTTGTCAGATTAATGATTAAGTATGATTGCACGGTACAAACATAAAGATTTTTTTACATCTCATGAAGAATCCAAATATTAGCCCTTTCATTCTCTAGCCATGACTTGGAAATTATCTTCAACATTCTCTAGCCATGACTTGGAAATTATCTTCAATCTGACTTGTGTACTGCTCAAAGAATATGTGATGCTGTGACGAGAGCAAATGCAAAGTTTACTTCCTGTCTTTAGACTTCCAATCTAGCTAAGTAAATGCATTAACAAGATTTCAGTAAGCAGGGCTAGCTCCTGTGAAGTGCAAGAACACGGAGAAAAGGCCCCATCGCAGTTGACCATCCCTCTGGTAATTTCAGAATACCCCTCTGGAATCAGTCGAGCAGCAGGAGCAGACGTGGATTCCTCTCCCGGCGCGAGCAACTCTTGACGGATCTCTTGACGCAGGGGCGTGTCCTCCTCACCTTCTTCTCGTAGGGGAACGGCTGCTCGCCGGGGAGCTCCTGGTCGGGCTGCGCGGCGGCCACCGCGGCCCCCTCCTGccgacggcggaggcggcgcgccaccgtaggggaggaggaggccgaccccctGGGCCACGCCGCCCGCGCCACGTCCCATACGCCGTCGCCTTTGCCTCGCCTCGTCATTCCTCCTTCCCTCCCGTGGGAGCCGGGGCCGGGCGGGGCGCTAGGGTTTGGTGGCGCCAGATCGGTGGGGTGGAAGTAGGAGAGGAAGGCACgggtggggaggaggccgggcgacggcgaggaaggaggagagggaggcgcgggcGGGAGGAGGCCGGGCAGCAGCGGGTAGAAGGAGGAGGtcaggcggcggcggggaaggaagagaggaggcgcgtgggaggggggaggaggcacaCGGGAGGGCAGCCGGCTAGGGTTGTCTTCACTGGAGGCAGCCATTTTATAACCCCCTTGAgtgaaatgacgaaaatgccctcTGCGGGGCACGGGAATAATGGCGGTGGCACGAGATCTTTACAGCGAGGTGAAACTGTTCATTGCTACAGGGTTACCTCTTCGATCCGACCGCCGAGGTCGTCCCAGGACTCGATCCGATGGCCCAGATTGCATCAAGCAAAACAATCCAACGGCCAGAATCGCCTGAGCTTTGAGAGCGTCCGGAAAGCCTCCGATCTCTTATTTCTCGATACTCATTGCCATGAGTGTGGAACGTCAAGGTGGAAACACGAATACGGAAAGAGAAAGATTCCTCACATGGTGCTTCGATACTTTTCGATAATCCTACCAAAAAGAAGTAAAAAACACAGATAGGTTTTCAACCGGGGTTATATATCGGAATATATAACAAAATCCCATACAATCATCACTTGTAGCAAAATAGTTTATGCACTATATCTAAGAAAATAGAGACATGTGTCTTCTAGTACTACTCTTATGAATACTCGCTTAAGATGTTGAGAACCGCCTTGATCAAGAGATCACTACTACAGATCTAAATAGCATCAGTGTCCGGCAACTGGAGAGGTGTCACTGATGAGGTTCATCACCAACGGGCCAGCAAAGGCGCATTAGTGATGAGCCTCTGTTGGTCAGTTGACACTGTTAACACATACCAGAGAGCAATTGGTCGGTCAATGATGAGGTCCTCTTCTTCCTGTGACGACAAACGAGAATGTGAAATGGGGTACGAATGTATTCACACCTCCTCGATTACCAGCGCACTTGTTAGGCTATCGGCGTGTGACGATCCCACGATGGCGACCGCTCTCAGTGCACATTTCCCATGACACCATTGAACAATAAATTTAAAAAGGAAATCAAAATATTCAAAGACATTTACAACAAACATTGATGAGTGTTTAATGCAAATTTTCGTGATGAAATAACATTCGTGGAGGTCGACAAAAAAATACAAAATCGATGCTCCGAAATGCTTCTAAAAATAGCCTTTTTAGAACATCGATTTTTTTGTCCAACCTCAGTGAATGCCGTTCCATCATGAATATTTGCATGCAGATGAATTATCACAAAAAGTTAAGAATTTTTTTATTCTTCACCATTTTTTAAGACTTTACTGTTCACTCATGTGAGCCCAGAATTATAAACTTCATAACTCTTGTGGTTTTTCTCACTTGAAGTCGAAGACAGGGGAATTGGCGTCTCTTCCGGTCGCCGTCGCTCGCGGCCTCGTCCCGAACCGGTTGTTATTCCGGCTGGTTAATAACGGAGAAACCGAACCGGCTGAACCGGAGGCATGACCCAATGCCCACCGGGGCCCTTCTTCAGGTGCGTGTCTAATTCATTTGTCACCAAAATTTACACCCGTCATCTTCCCCACCCGCTCCCAAACCCTAGCCGACCTCGCCGGCGGTGGGCTCTCAGACGATGGAGACGGAGGGGGCGGCCCACCCTCCCAAGAATCCCCGCCGCCCCCGGCGCCGCGACCTCAACGCACTGGTACTACCCGATCGACCCCATCTCTTCCTGTTCTTCTATATCTTTTAGCGGCCTGCGATCCTGAGCATTTGATTGCGGAGGTGCGGGAGAAAGGGTCCAGGATTTCTACGTGATTTCTGAGGGTTTAGGTGTCACCTGGAGAAGAAAGCTTAGGATTTCATGGGGTTTTAGGGTTTTTACATGAGTACGGATGCCGAGTTTGCGGTGGTTCAGGCGCCTGGAAAGAAGTTGGATATCGAGTTTGGATCTCATAGCATCATTTGTTTTCTGTTGACAATGACTCGTATTAGACTTTATTTTTGTGGATCAGCGTGGCATTTTGGTTTTCTTGAGAAGGCGATACGTTCCACCCATAATTCTGTTCATTCTTGAGGACTGGGAGTTCCATTTCGGGAAACCATTTCCCTCTTCCAGTAAGCTGGAATTTTGCTTCAGAGCTACTCTCCCAGTCCCTTTTTATCGGCAATAATTATCACGTCAACTGTTCTGCAATTCCATCAATTAGGTGGACCGAATAAATAAAGCTAGGTCATCTGGCATGAAAAGGGACATTAATCCGTAGCGTCCATGAAGCGTTTCAGTGGGGCAAATTTGGAAGAGGTCCTCATAAGGCAAATTGTGCCTAACAATTCCGGACAAATCTGAGGCAAAGCTAACACCTAAGGAGAAATTAACACCTATAaaagggatggagggagtactaatatTAGGATGACTGTACTTGGATGATTGCTAGAGTATTTTATGATATGGCAAACAAAATGCTAGTGTCATGCTATCCTGAAATCCTAAATTTAGAATGTATTTGTAGTTACCGATGCCACTTTGATGCTGTAGAAGATAATTTTGCGGTTGAAACGGTTTCCTGGGGGCATGTACATGCAAGGTGCTTATTAATGACCGCGTGAAGAGAGAGAATATAGCCACATCATTAAGCACCTGGAGTATATAATTCATCTATGGAACTACTGCGCATCCAATACTTGGTGTCCGACCTTGCTATGATGGTCAATCCAGTGAGTCTGCTGTACCTTGCCCCGTGCATCGATGGTTGGATCTGCCGCATCTTATAAAAATCAGATGGAAAACATCGTATGTATAGCAACACTCTTTCATCTACTCTAGAATATTTAAGCTCAGCTTTCTAGGTGCTTGAATGGTTTATTTTATGCTATTAATTAGTATAAGTACTCCCTCTGATTTTGGAACGGaagaactactacctccgtccgggtttattggtccccattatatttcgtgtcaaattttgaccttagattaaactaacaaaatgtccGCGCATGTTACTAaatattatatttttgaaaactatgttcaaatacgaatccaatgagataatttttcttgacatgcattaacattttgttagttaaatctttagtcaaatttTGGCACAAACTACggaagggacctataaaccaggacggaggtagtactaattAAATGCATAAGAACTTCTTGGTACATAATCAAGCACACATCCTCTCAAATAAGCACCAATATGCTATCCTGTGTGGCTAGAAAAATATGGTTTATCCTGCTAAGCACTTGTGTTGTACATGTTCTGATGGTAGTTTTCTTATTCAGGATCCATATTTAGAGGAATCTGATGGACAGGACATTGGCATTCCAGAAGTTGGCATGGTGTTCAATAACCACATGGAGGTCAACCGATTCTACCGTAGGTATGCCCGTCGTGTTGGTTTTGGTGTCTCAGTTAGGAGGTCCTCGTTCTCACAAGAAGGCACCTGCTTATATCTCGAGCTGATGTGCTGTAAAGGAGGGCGTCCACGTTATGAGCCTAAGTTCAGGAAGCGGGCCTCATCAACCACCAATTGCCCAGCAAGGATCCGTGTGAAGTTATGGGGAGACAAATTGTTGCATGTAGAGTTGGCAAACCTTGATCATAATCATCCTGTGAGCCCAGCAATGGCAAGGTTCTTGAACTCTTATAAGCAGCTTTCTGGCCCTGCGAAGAGGCGGCTGCGTATGGGTGGACCTGGAGCTATGCCAGTTGAAGAGCCCAGCAAGATGCCTGTTGATAAGTTGGGTGCACTCGAGGAACTTCTGTTTGGAGAGAGCAAGAACCATAGTTTTGTTGAGAGGGGCCGTTTGAAGCTCCAGCCTGGAGATTCAGAAGCACTTCGACTTTTCTTTACCCGAATGCAGGCCAAAAATGCAAACTTTTTCAATGTTATCGACTTGGATGATGAAGGCTGTGTCAGGAATGTTTTTTGGGCGGATGCATGGTCAAGAGCCATGTATGAGTACTATAATGACACTATCACCCTTGACACTTCCTATGTGGTTAGTAAACATGATATGCCTCTTGTGACCTTTCTTGGGGTGAACCATCATGGCCAATCTGTCTTGTTGGGTTGTGGCCTGCTCTCTGATGAAACAGCAGAAACTTATACGTTGCTATTTAAGGCGTGGGTAGCATGCATGTCTGGCAACCTTCCAAAGGCTATCATCACTGACCAATGCAGGGGCATCCAGAGTGCAGTTGCTGAGGTTGTTCCTGGAGTTCGCCATAGAATATGCTTGCATCAGATAATGAAGAAGGCGGCAGACCAATTAAGTGGGCTATCAGAGTACAAAGCTATCAGCAAGGCATTGCAAAAGGCTGCATATGATTCTTTAACAGTAGATGAGTTTGAAGGAGAATGGAGTACTTTGATCACATACAATGGGCTTCAGGGTCATGACTGGTTAAGATCACTTTATGAGTGCAGATTTTCATGGGTTCCTATCTTTCTTAAAGATGCTTTTTGGGCAGGAATGTCTGCTACACAAAGAAGTGAAACTATCACTCCTTTCTTTGAAGGGTATGTTGATTTGAAAACCTCTTTGAAGCAATTTCTTGGTA
Above is a window of Triticum aestivum cultivar Chinese Spring chromosome 6B, IWGSC CS RefSeq v2.1, whole genome shotgun sequence DNA encoding:
- the LOC123137425 gene encoding protein FAR1-RELATED SEQUENCE 6 isoform X1, producing METEGAAHPPKNPRRPRRRDLNALDPYLEESDGQDIGIPEVGMVFNNHMEVNRFYRRYARRVGFGVSVRRSSFSQEGTCLYLELMCCKGGRPRYEPKFRKRASSTTNCPARIRVKLWGDKLLHVELANLDHNHPVSPAMARFLNSYKQLSGPAKRRLRMGGPGAMPVEEPSKMPVDKLGALEELLFGESKNHSFVERGRLKLQPGDSEALRLFFTRMQAKNANFFNVIDLDDEGCVRNVFWADAWSRAMYEYYNDTITLDTSYVVSKHDMPLVTFLGVNHHGQSVLLGCGLLSDETAETYTLLFKAWVACMSGNLPKAIITDQCRGIQSAVAEVVPGVRHRICLHQIMKKAADQLSGLSEYKAISKALQKAAYDSLTVDEFEGEWSTLITYNGLQGHDWLRSLYECRFSWVPIFLKDAFWAGMSATQRSETITPFFEGYVDLKTSLKQFLGKYEMILQSKYEKEAQADFETFHKQRPPVSKFYMEEQLSKVYTHNIFKKFQDEIEAIMYCHVSLMNGDGPISTFNVKECIFLEDGKRTMSKIFAVTYNTEEKDITCICGGFQFSGILCRHSLSVLKFQQVREVPSQYVLDRWKKDFRQLHVMGRLPSDVVPDNRVDRYDYLSMRCLQLVDSAVLSDKYRLALRLVREVEKFLLNSNTHDDTQPRIKSRIPKVKPNTVTGQNLVNVVTDNGSGPKGPEASASAQASQIQKGAAEKAVVPAGYIGVPANVQQFMGNQAAMRPSIVYMVPSGVDPQAFGNGVLMPVMYQQMFQIPQQPNGAAQDTLANGKRKRPRGQKPTETSHQSNGTSGPAAG
- the LOC123137425 gene encoding protein FAR1-RELATED SEQUENCE 6 isoform X2, with the protein product MDRTLAFQKLAWCSITTWRSTDSTVGGRPRYEPKFRKRASSTTNCPARIRVKLWGDKLLHVELANLDHNHPVSPAMARFLNSYKQLSGPAKRRLRMGGPGAMPVEEPSKMPVDKLGALEELLFGESKNHSFVERGRLKLQPGDSEALRLFFTRMQAKNANFFNVIDLDDEGCVRNVFWADAWSRAMYEYYNDTITLDTSYVVSKHDMPLVTFLGVNHHGQSVLLGCGLLSDETAETYTLLFKAWVACMSGNLPKAIITDQCRGIQSAVAEVVPGVRHRICLHQIMKKAADQLSGLSEYKAISKALQKAAYDSLTVDEFEGEWSTLITYNGLQGHDWLRSLYECRFSWVPIFLKDAFWAGMSATQRSETITPFFEGYVDLKTSLKQFLGKYEMILQSKYEKEAQADFETFHKQRPPVSKFYMEEQLSKVYTHNIFKKFQDEIEAIMYCHVSLMNGDGPISTFNVKECIFLEDGKRTMSKIFAVTYNTEEKDITCICGGFQFSGILCRHSLSVLKFQQVREVPSQYVLDRWKKDFRQLHVMGRLPSDVVPDNRVDRYDYLSMRCLQLVDSAVLSDKYRLALRLVREVEKFLLNSNTHDDTQPRIKSRIPKVKPNTVTGQNLVNVVTDNGSGPKGPEASASAQASQIQKGAAEKAVVPAGYIGVPANVQQFMGNQAAMRPSIVYMVPSGVDPQAFGNGVLMPVMYQQMFQIPQQPNGAAQDTLANGKRKRPRGQKPTETSHQSNGTSGPAAG